The Corynebacterium suranareeae genome window below encodes:
- a CDS encoding GIY-YIG nuclease family protein, with amino-acid sequence MTLPLASILQATGIDPNDALAIRHVFIPLHEDTNSTGITPSSTDAEILTYTSHQSSDSRRFPLHPPRFWLVFIREGGRQARLWRVVENHGETSNDGVRRIFQLTETDLLSDLAGRLVIGWDSARTWWVKGTTVARYPVETIADAEPIAFPGFDQLILSYPQLQAVIREPTFASWRTALSSVKGIYLITDTRTGRHYVGKAEGSENIYQRWTSYATTGHGGNAKLRQLKPDSFQFSLLRVFDPATPTSVINAAEKHFKRALDTIKHGLNAN; translated from the coding sequence ATGACATTGCCGTTAGCATCAATTTTGCAGGCCACTGGGATCGACCCCAACGATGCTCTAGCAATCCGTCATGTTTTCATCCCCCTCCATGAGGACACCAACTCCACTGGAATTACCCCATCGTCCACAGACGCAGAGATCCTTACCTACACTTCCCACCAGTCAAGTGATTCGCGTAGGTTCCCACTGCATCCACCGCGCTTCTGGCTGGTATTTATCCGCGAGGGCGGGCGGCAAGCTCGCCTATGGAGAGTCGTAGAAAACCATGGTGAAACAAGCAATGACGGTGTACGGAGAATATTCCAGCTCACCGAAACTGACCTCTTAAGTGATCTTGCCGGCAGACTCGTTATTGGTTGGGATTCAGCCCGCACCTGGTGGGTAAAAGGTACCACTGTAGCTCGCTACCCTGTAGAAACAATTGCTGATGCCGAGCCCATCGCCTTTCCGGGCTTCGATCAACTTATTCTAAGTTACCCTCAACTTCAGGCAGTGATACGTGAGCCAACTTTCGCCTCCTGGCGCACAGCACTGAGTTCCGTTAAAGGTATCTATCTAATTACCGACACCCGTACCGGTCGCCACTACGTTGGCAAAGCCGAAGGCTCAGAAAACATCTATCAGCGGTGGACTAGCTACGCCACCACCGGCCATGGCGGAAATGCAAAGCTCAGACAGCTTAAACCCGACTCATTTCAGTTTTCCTTGCTGCGCGTCTTTGATCCAGCAACACCAACAAGTGTCATCAACGCTGCCGAAAAGCATTTCAAGCGTGCCCTCGACACCATTAAACACGGTCTTAACGCTAATTAA
- a CDS encoding trypsin-like peptidase domain-containing protein yields the protein MNASRFISRSALMSLLALVSACGFIAQASPAHAVSNTTFLKTTASYCSATLISEQHVLTARHCLNSGPATSVSFGDQIDHNRRHAVVHTVVHPDADLAVLTLDGPVTYVQPAAINTAKQFVGAPVNVTGFAGNYKQGQWAHQAHGAVTDHQWDSRYGFSMNSLFNDRVIPGDSGSGIKDANGNIVGVSDYTHKGFEFRSGGVTMHTYGQWVVDATGGSAQVVHNNYGLGVDLSNITTSSGSSMSPAAPIDTSDVVTTIDVVDTASTNTDAPGFTAFDNDTAVPMAPTPTPTLVVPSSSEISTAVSEISALVQQAHTDAAQAVHEAEAEFHNQLAAVFAQ from the coding sequence ATGAACGCATCCCGATTTATCTCTCGCTCAGCACTGATGTCACTTCTCGCACTTGTATCTGCATGTGGCTTCATTGCGCAGGCCAGCCCTGCTCACGCAGTATCTAACACTACATTCCTCAAAACCACAGCCTCATACTGCAGCGCAACACTGATTTCCGAGCAGCACGTCCTTACTGCCCGCCACTGCCTTAATAGTGGCCCAGCTACATCCGTGTCTTTTGGCGACCAGATTGATCACAACCGACGACACGCCGTTGTCCACACTGTTGTTCACCCCGATGCCGATCTTGCTGTACTCACCCTTGATGGGCCAGTCACCTATGTCCAGCCGGCAGCGATCAACACCGCCAAACAATTTGTTGGCGCTCCGGTAAACGTCACCGGTTTTGCTGGAAACTACAAGCAAGGTCAATGGGCTCACCAGGCGCACGGCGCCGTGACTGATCATCAGTGGGATTCCCGCTATGGTTTTTCCATGAATTCGTTGTTTAATGATCGAGTCATTCCCGGTGACTCCGGCTCAGGCATCAAAGACGCCAACGGCAACATTGTTGGTGTGAGCGATTACACTCACAAGGGATTCGAATTCCGAAGCGGTGGTGTCACCATGCACACCTATGGTCAGTGGGTTGTCGATGCGACCGGTGGGTCAGCCCAGGTCGTACACAACAACTATGGTCTCGGTGTAGATCTGAGTAATATCACCACCAGCTCCGGGTCAAGCATGTCACCCGCCGCACCTATTGATACCAGTGACGTTGTTACCACCATTGATGTTGTTGATACAGCATCAACCAATACGGACGCACCTGGTTTCACCGCATTCGACAACGACACTGCTGTGCCTATGGCACCAACCCCGACCCCAACTCTGGTTGTCCCTAGTTCTAGCGAGATCTCCACTGCCGTGTCAGAAATATCTGCATTAGTACAGCAGGCTCACACCGATGCAGCTCAGGCTGTTCATGAAGCGGAAGCTGAATTCCACAACCAGCTTGCTGCGGTCTTCGCTCAGTAG
- a CDS encoding putative Ig domain-containing protein gives MKASQTLTRNTRARKLGMGILAATIMATGALAGTAPQAAAAVDTTAPYVSYVVDVPGKVGEPIKPQYLTISDQSAYTVTFKYMPSWLKYDANKKMLYGTPTEVDVWTPEVHVVDAYGNKTVRYFTVVAVPASTAPTTTTPSTPKPSTPQVTTPTTPKSPTLPKSTFDWTLWGSIFGF, from the coding sequence ATGAAGGCTTCTCAGACCCTCACCCGCAACACTCGTGCACGCAAGCTCGGTATGGGTATTCTCGCAGCAACTATTATGGCTACCGGTGCACTTGCCGGCACTGCTCCACAGGCGGCAGCAGCAGTAGACACCACTGCCCCATACGTGTCCTATGTCGTTGACGTTCCTGGCAAGGTTGGTGAACCAATCAAGCCTCAGTACCTCACCATCTCCGATCAGTCCGCATACACTGTGACCTTCAAGTACATGCCATCCTGGTTAAAGTACGACGCAAACAAGAAGATGCTGTACGGTACCCCAACCGAGGTTGATGTCTGGACTCCTGAGGTACATGTCGTTGATGCCTACGGCAACAAGACTGTTCGCTACTTCACTGTTGTAGCAGTCCCAGCAAGCACTGCTCCAACCACCACCACACCATCTACTCCAAAGCCATCTACTCCACAGGTGACTACCCCAACTACTCCGAAGTCTCCTACCCTGCCGAAGTCCACCTTCGACTGGACCTTGTGGGGCTCCATCTTTGGTTTCTAG
- a CDS encoding SLOG family protein, which yields MQQQLTQHTLPQRTQPWPEGSFHVALTGHRPKSLPGGYDDNHPFYHALYQRLYAIMERGLAHHSHFVLHSGMALGADTVWAYVITALQRAYPGRFSFVAEVPLLTQPSKWQAKDQQQWAQLVQQADHVNLYGEVYHPSVLMKRNTGMIKACDLVIAVINKDSHTGGTAHAVKEAESMSKQVFKIHPEDLV from the coding sequence ATGCAGCAGCAACTCACGCAGCACACACTTCCACAGCGCACACAGCCATGGCCTGAAGGTTCTTTTCATGTAGCGCTCACCGGGCATCGCCCCAAGTCGCTGCCTGGTGGCTACGATGACAATCATCCGTTTTATCACGCGCTCTATCAGCGCTTATACGCCATCATGGAGCGCGGTCTAGCGCATCACAGCCACTTCGTGCTGCACTCTGGCATGGCGCTCGGTGCAGACACAGTGTGGGCGTATGTCATCACAGCTTTGCAGCGTGCCTATCCAGGGAGGTTCTCTTTTGTTGCTGAAGTGCCGCTGTTGACGCAGCCCTCCAAGTGGCAGGCAAAGGATCAACAGCAATGGGCACAGCTGGTGCAGCAGGCAGATCACGTCAATCTCTACGGCGAGGTTTATCATCCGAGCGTGCTCATGAAGCGCAACACAGGAATGATCAAGGCGTGTGATTTGGTGATTGCTGTCATCAACAAGGATTCACACACAGGTGGCACAGCGCACGCTGTGAAAGAAGCAGAAAGCATGTCTAAGCAGGTCTTTAAGATTCATCCAGAGGATCTGGTTTAA
- a CDS encoding SPFH domain-containing protein — translation MGLVLIIGGVIVVGIILAIVAGIISLFSRTWIKVAAADEALIVSAKGKGESQVIVHGKAVVMPITQTHQKISLRSRQVNMQVTAQSDDNVTLNVEAVALVKIGSEHEFIRRAAQRFASSDKEIAQFTQDQLEGVLRGVVAQQTVTSLMRERKKFSEQIAETVIPELEKQGLNLDSFQIRGITDSVGYINSLGAPEIQAKRQAAEIAESEAARAIAKSRIANQEADLIEQTQLDENKAASDARIGEARAQAMQAERLADEKARQEVLAQQAENKQIELEAQVNKVADAERYRRKQQVEADTFEQTRRAQAKAEIAEAEAQALKTHAEAEAEAVRLKGQAEAEAIKAKAEAYRENQEALLAQQAMEILPDLMAQFAHGYANIGSMTVLAGGGATSGDAAAIGGNLAGEQAVALQGVFATVKQTTGIDLAELIQGRALGQAQGEAQGNAIAAALEQAPRNE, via the coding sequence ATGGGACTAGTCCTTATTATTGGCGGCGTGATCGTCGTCGGTATTATTCTCGCCATCGTCGCAGGCATTATTTCACTGTTTTCCCGTACCTGGATCAAGGTCGCAGCAGCCGATGAAGCACTCATTGTCTCTGCGAAGGGGAAGGGTGAGTCGCAGGTCATTGTCCACGGCAAAGCCGTGGTGATGCCGATTACCCAGACTCACCAGAAGATTTCTCTTCGTTCCCGACAAGTGAACATGCAGGTCACCGCGCAAAGCGATGACAATGTAACCCTTAATGTTGAAGCGGTTGCACTGGTGAAGATTGGCTCTGAGCACGAATTTATCCGCCGTGCAGCACAGCGTTTCGCATCCAGCGACAAGGAAATCGCACAGTTTACTCAGGACCAGCTCGAAGGTGTCCTGCGCGGTGTCGTCGCACAGCAGACGGTGACCTCACTCATGCGTGAACGCAAGAAGTTCTCCGAGCAGATCGCAGAGACTGTCATTCCAGAACTAGAAAAACAGGGTCTGAACCTTGACTCTTTCCAGATTCGTGGCATTACTGATTCTGTAGGCTACATCAATTCTCTTGGAGCACCAGAAATTCAGGCCAAGCGCCAAGCTGCAGAAATCGCTGAGTCTGAGGCAGCACGCGCCATTGCAAAATCTCGTATTGCTAACCAAGAAGCAGATCTTATCGAGCAAACACAACTTGATGAGAACAAGGCTGCATCTGATGCCCGCATCGGTGAGGCACGTGCCCAGGCTATGCAGGCAGAACGCCTTGCTGATGAAAAAGCCCGCCAGGAAGTTCTCGCACAGCAGGCAGAAAATAAACAGATTGAGCTGGAAGCACAGGTCAACAAGGTCGCCGATGCAGAACGATACCGCCGCAAGCAGCAGGTAGAGGCTGATACCTTCGAGCAGACTCGTCGTGCCCAGGCGAAGGCAGAAATTGCCGAAGCTGAAGCACAAGCTCTTAAAACCCACGCTGAAGCAGAGGCCGAGGCTGTGCGTCTTAAAGGTCAAGCAGAAGCTGAGGCAATTAAGGCCAAGGCAGAAGCCTACCGCGAGAACCAGGAGGCACTACTGGCACAGCAGGCCATGGAAATTCTGCCAGATCTCATGGCACAGTTTGCCCACGGCTACGCCAACATTGGTTCCATGACCGTGCTTGCTGGCGGTGGCGCCACCTCTGGTGATGCTGCAGCTATTGGTGGCAATCTCGCCGGCGAACAGGCTGTTGCATTACAAGGTGTTTTCGCCACCGTGAAGCAGACCACCGGCATTGATCTTGCTGAACTGATTCAAGGTCGTGCACTCGGTCAGGCGCAAGGTGAAGCACAAGGCAACGCTATTGCAGCAGCCCTTGAGCAGGCACCTCGCAATGAGTAG
- a CDS encoding dual specificity protein phosphatase family protein has product MSAVDLYQARIPFQRDGVRCDHTMITRIQAGLHLGGCRAAGLLPVPAHIDHIVRLTTTDFYDLDSAPQLLSNTVLDVLDTTTQDLSALWPVAEHIATTVPESEDVLIHCQMGINRSAALMARVLMLRNSCTADEAVALLRARRSPFVLFNEHFVEQLQKL; this is encoded by the coding sequence ATGTCTGCCGTTGATCTTTACCAAGCACGCATTCCTTTTCAACGCGATGGCGTGCGCTGTGATCATACGATGATCACTCGCATTCAAGCCGGCCTGCATCTTGGTGGCTGCCGCGCAGCAGGACTTCTGCCTGTACCAGCACATATCGACCATATCGTCCGCCTAACAACCACTGATTTCTATGATCTTGACTCTGCACCGCAACTGCTCAGCAACACTGTGCTTGATGTGTTGGACACCACCACCCAAGACTTGAGCGCGTTGTGGCCTGTTGCAGAGCACATTGCCACAACCGTTCCTGAATCAGAGGACGTGCTTATCCACTGCCAGATGGGTATCAACCGATCAGCGGCGCTGATGGCACGGGTGTTGATGCTGCGTAACAGTTGCACAGCCGATGAAGCGGTAGCGTTGCTGCGTGCTCGACGCTCACCATTTGTGCTGTTCAATGAGCATTTCGTGGAACAGCTACAAAAGCTGTAG
- a CDS encoding collagen-like domain-containing protein, translated as MSLNLKKNSARSITALTVAGLGLSIVPVASAQDVADDTTNSDSTRDAICAAAPLVAGAAVGVGLLSQQPEFQQMVSQIQSDAQRIGQDLSNQFNNSLASLNIGLGNGVHGPQQNAFQGIDLTEAARTMSGWNDLAAQVGQTAGPAIGAVAGTAGLIALVDYCWLEGFDFAGGSSGTDGENGADGKDGTSITITEIKTDDDGNTIVVFSDGSEITITNGKDGAAITIVNTYRDDDGNTVVEFSDGSTIVIDKGEDGKDGEDGKDGEDGKDGKDLTVTDTYINDDGDTVVELSDGSTIIVKKGTDGKDGVDGSDGADGVSITVENSYVDADGNTVVEFSDGSTVTINKGEKGDKGDAGADGEDGADGESITVVNTSNDAEGNTLVELSDGTVITINKGDKGDAGADGEDGSNGADGESITVIETRFDADGNTVVVFSNGTEITINKGEKGDKGDTGEYGKDGLTPYIGPDGNWWIGENNTCTAARGNDGKDGDTPRIGDNGNWWIGIVDTGVPARGQDGKDGADGADGANTVEIINGYWYINGENTGVKAVGENGTNGADGQDGTNGTNGANTVEIINGYWYINGENTGVKAQGPKGDKGDTGNTGAPGEGSGNVDIEIRESSYPGGGQATIIILDQFEYEIPHTVIGTNGNWYIGSKDTGIPAQGGTGTPGADGQDGLTPHIGDNGNWWIGDTDTGVSASPTPVGEAVAGVTDVVFNTSDEPKTITATINGEEYDYTLPPHSAVVFYATGSPMAYSLPNASGLTVIGTEETPGFTTIRFSDHSTVTIPHGRDGTNGTNGTDGKDGLTPHIGENGNWWIGEKDTGVSATIGGGGNPGTGNDCITVEVPGDDLGFPGDAEAGADVEGTID; from the coding sequence TTGTCTCTTAATTTGAAGAAGAATTCTGCGCGTTCTATTACCGCGCTGACTGTTGCTGGTCTGGGTCTGTCTATTGTTCCTGTGGCATCTGCACAGGATGTCGCGGATGACACCACCAACTCTGATTCCACCCGTGATGCCATTTGTGCTGCTGCACCGCTTGTTGCAGGCGCAGCAGTGGGTGTTGGTCTGCTGTCTCAGCAGCCAGAATTCCAGCAGATGGTGTCCCAGATTCAGTCTGACGCACAGCGCATTGGGCAGGATCTCAGCAATCAGTTCAACAACTCTCTTGCATCGCTTAACATTGGTCTCGGTAACGGCGTGCACGGCCCACAGCAGAACGCTTTTCAAGGTATTGATCTCACTGAAGCAGCACGAACCATGTCTGGATGGAATGACCTGGCGGCACAGGTAGGCCAGACTGCAGGCCCTGCTATCGGCGCTGTTGCTGGTACTGCCGGCCTGATCGCACTGGTTGACTACTGCTGGCTGGAAGGCTTCGACTTCGCGGGTGGCTCCAGTGGCACTGATGGTGAAAATGGTGCTGATGGTAAAGATGGCACCTCGATCACCATTACTGAGATTAAGACTGATGATGACGGCAATACTATTGTTGTCTTTTCCGATGGTTCTGAAATCACCATCACCAATGGTAAAGACGGCGCTGCTATCACCATTGTTAATACTTACCGCGACGATGACGGTAATACTGTTGTTGAGTTCTCTGACGGTTCCACCATTGTTATCGACAAGGGCGAAGACGGTAAAGATGGAGAAGACGGTAAAGATGGCGAAGATGGTAAGGACGGCAAGGACCTTACAGTAACTGATACCTATATCAACGATGATGGAGACACCGTTGTTGAGCTTTCCGATGGTTCCACGATCATTGTAAAGAAGGGTACCGATGGCAAGGACGGTGTTGACGGCTCTGACGGTGCTGACGGAGTCAGCATCACTGTGGAGAACTCTTATGTTGATGCGGATGGCAACACTGTTGTCGAATTCTCCGATGGCTCCACTGTGACCATCAACAAGGGTGAGAAGGGCGACAAAGGTGACGCCGGCGCCGATGGTGAAGACGGCGCAGATGGTGAATCAATTACTGTTGTTAACACCAGCAACGATGCTGAAGGCAACACTCTTGTTGAGCTCTCCGATGGCACTGTTATTACCATTAATAAGGGTGATAAGGGTGACGCTGGCGCAGATGGTGAAGATGGAAGTAATGGCGCAGATGGCGAGTCCATTACGGTCATCGAAACCCGTTTCGATGCGGACGGCAACACTGTTGTGGTGTTCTCCAACGGCACTGAAATCACCATCAACAAGGGTGAGAAGGGCGACAAGGGAGATACCGGCGAATACGGTAAGGACGGACTGACCCCGTACATCGGCCCAGATGGTAACTGGTGGATCGGTGAGAACAACACCTGTACTGCTGCACGTGGCAATGACGGTAAAGACGGTGACACCCCACGCATCGGTGATAATGGTAATTGGTGGATCGGCATCGTTGATACCGGCGTTCCTGCTCGTGGTCAAGACGGTAAAGATGGAGCCGATGGTGCCGACGGAGCTAATACCGTTGAGATCATTAATGGCTACTGGTACATCAATGGTGAAAATACCGGTGTCAAGGCAGTTGGTGAAAATGGAACCAACGGAGCCGATGGACAAGACGGTACTAATGGCACCAACGGTGCCAACACTGTTGAGATCATTAATGGCTACTGGTACATCAATGGTGAAAATACCGGTGTCAAGGCGCAGGGTCCAAAGGGCGATAAGGGTGACACTGGTAACACGGGCGCTCCGGGCGAGGGTTCCGGTAATGTGGACATTGAGATCCGAGAATCGAGTTATCCAGGTGGTGGCCAGGCTACCATCATCATTCTTGATCAATTTGAATATGAAATCCCGCACACTGTTATTGGTACGAATGGTAACTGGTACATCGGTTCGAAGGATACTGGTATCCCAGCTCAGGGTGGCACTGGAACACCTGGTGCGGACGGTCAAGATGGCCTCACACCACACATTGGCGACAACGGTAACTGGTGGATCGGTGATACCGATACAGGTGTCTCTGCAAGCCCGACCCCCGTTGGTGAGGCGGTAGCGGGTGTCACTGACGTGGTCTTCAACACTAGTGATGAACCCAAGACCATTACTGCAACGATCAATGGTGAAGAATATGATTACACCCTTCCACCACATAGTGCTGTTGTGTTCTACGCTACAGGTTCACCAATGGCATATTCTCTACCGAATGCATCGGGCCTCACTGTTATAGGTACTGAAGAGACTCCTGGTTTCACCACCATTCGATTCAGTGACCATTCCACTGTGACCATTCCACATGGACGAGATGGCACCAACGGTACTAACGGAACTGACGGTAAGGACGGTCTCACCCCGCACATCGGTGAGAACGGTAACTGGTGGATCGGTGAAAAGGATACTGGTGTTTCTGCAACCATCGGTGGCGGCGGCAACCCTGGTACAGGCAATGACTGCATCACGGTCGAAGTCCCAGGTGATGATCTTGGATTCCCAGGTGACGCTGAGGCCGGTGCAGATGTCGAAGGTACTATTGACTAA
- a CDS encoding trypsin-like serine protease, with product MFTRTLFTTFIATVIAMVSFSAHASAISVDHTHTATKLSNTVFVDANDRSYCSGTLISKQHVLTARHCFADDPATAVTIGDVIDQANSRAVIHTVVHPDADIAVLTLDAPVLDAAPAAINLGYQGHGTALHGSGFAGNYGEGSIAQDFAGDKFDNRFYDAYGNTLVIAAQREIVHGDSGSGLKDDNGAVVGVLDYRFPGIFGETGGATMHDYGQWVVDNTGGQAQVVDNPQGAPADAEPMTDRYNDLPALIAEGFQTQTQVATEQVEAAHAEFTAQVDQVIADAQTQFQTQLDAGLAAALSS from the coding sequence ATGTTCACTCGTACTCTTTTCACCACCTTCATTGCCACTGTTATCGCTATGGTCAGCTTTAGCGCTCACGCATCCGCCATCTCTGTTGATCACACTCACACCGCAACAAAGCTGTCCAATACCGTATTTGTCGATGCTAATGATCGTTCTTATTGCTCAGGAACCCTTATCTCGAAGCAGCATGTACTTACTGCACGCCACTGTTTTGCTGATGATCCGGCCACCGCTGTGACCATCGGGGACGTCATTGACCAGGCTAATTCCCGTGCTGTTATTCACACTGTTGTGCATCCAGACGCCGATATTGCGGTACTTACTCTTGATGCACCTGTTCTTGACGCTGCGCCAGCCGCCATTAATCTTGGCTACCAGGGTCACGGCACTGCCCTCCATGGTTCCGGCTTTGCCGGCAACTATGGCGAGGGCTCTATCGCACAAGATTTTGCTGGTGATAAGTTCGACAACCGCTTCTATGACGCCTACGGCAACACCCTCGTTATCGCAGCACAGCGCGAAATCGTTCACGGTGATTCTGGCTCTGGTCTTAAAGATGACAACGGCGCTGTCGTGGGTGTTCTTGACTACCGTTTCCCCGGAATTTTCGGTGAAACAGGGGGTGCCACCATGCACGATTACGGCCAGTGGGTCGTAGACAACACAGGTGGTCAGGCACAAGTCGTAGACAATCCACAGGGTGCACCAGCAGATGCAGAACCTATGACCGATCGGTACAACGATCTACCAGCACTGATTGCTGAAGGCTTCCAGACACAGACCCAGGTAGCCACCGAGCAGGTTGAAGCAGCTCACGCTGAGTTCACCGCACAGGTCGATCAGGTTATTGCTGATGCACAGACTCAATTCCAGACCCAGCTCGATGCAGGACTCGCTGCAGCTCTCAGCTCATAA
- a CDS encoding recombinase family protein → MFGTSFNEQITNPRSQRVSYLRVSSTDQNLARQREAVNHSGHIDREFTDELSGGAKSHRPGLEDCINYLREDDVLVVASIDRLARSLVDLRVIIDRITDKGASVIFLKENLNFAAGRDDPRANLMLGILGSFAEFERSIIRERQAEGIALAKKAGKYSGRPKALNMEQIQEAKDMISQGETKSSVAKHFGINRSTLYDYLKKS, encoded by the coding sequence ATGTTTGGCACTAGTTTTAACGAACAAATAACTAACCCAAGAAGTCAACGAGTTTCTTATTTGCGTGTTTCTAGCACTGATCAGAATCTGGCGCGACAACGTGAAGCTGTTAACCATTCGGGTCATATTGATCGTGAGTTCACTGATGAACTTTCCGGTGGCGCCAAATCACACAGGCCCGGTTTAGAAGACTGCATTAATTATCTTCGCGAAGATGATGTTCTTGTGGTCGCATCTATTGACAGACTTGCACGCTCTCTTGTTGATTTACGTGTCATCATTGATCGCATCACAGACAAAGGCGCGTCGGTCATTTTTCTCAAAGAGAATTTGAATTTCGCCGCAGGCCGCGATGATCCCCGAGCAAACCTCATGCTCGGTATTTTGGGCAGCTTCGCAGAATTTGAACGCTCCATTATTCGCGAGCGCCAAGCCGAAGGTATTGCACTGGCGAAAAAGGCGGGCAAATACTCAGGTCGCCCAAAAGCCCTCAATATGGAACAAATACAAGAGGCGAAAGATATGATTTCTCAAGGTGAAACAAAATCCTCTGTTGCCAAGCATTTTGGTATCAACCGATCAACCTTATACGACTATCTCAAAAAATCCTGA
- a CDS encoding DUF6973 domain-containing protein, with protein sequence MSSSHNIRKIFSALAVSFSVSLIAIAVTPASAQEPVITQHILETSVDLNSENLVDTSDFSSAQILQAQKLINVMKKSENIYEYFGTLSDVEQRSIIAAIEQNPYLIEDELPRMRTQNELTDENEKKSPSEQYKLYMTILEMLSCINLVDVPSCALANQAANIAESEARIRYPDSTTNGKGDAFRHCTWSALMTIRIGEDGAEKIGNAHETVRRGEPEEREMDLINNALGRDVGGRFTINKDEDGALNTCASMANIGLLHTLI encoded by the coding sequence ATGTCGTCGTCACACAACATTCGCAAAATATTCAGCGCACTGGCCGTCTCATTCTCGGTTTCACTTATCGCTATTGCTGTAACCCCTGCCTCAGCACAAGAACCCGTGATAACCCAACACATACTGGAAACAAGCGTAGATCTAAATTCTGAAAATCTAGTTGATACTAGCGACTTTTCGAGTGCTCAAATTTTGCAAGCACAAAAATTGATCAACGTAATGAAAAAGTCAGAAAACATCTACGAGTATTTCGGCACTCTTTCCGACGTTGAGCAACGATCAATTATTGCAGCAATTGAGCAAAACCCCTATCTCATTGAGGATGAATTGCCCCGTATGAGAACACAAAACGAATTGACCGATGAAAATGAAAAGAAGTCTCCTAGCGAACAATACAAACTGTATATGACCATTCTTGAAATGCTGTCATGCATCAATCTCGTTGATGTCCCCTCATGTGCACTCGCCAATCAAGCCGCAAATATAGCTGAATCTGAAGCCAGAATCCGATACCCCGATTCAACAACAAATGGCAAAGGTGATGCCTTCCGTCACTGCACATGGAGCGCACTCATGACAATCCGAATAGGTGAAGACGGTGCCGAAAAAATAGGTAACGCTCATGAAACAGTAAGAAGAGGGGAACCAGAGGAAAGGGAGATGGATCTCATCAACAACGCATTAGGTCGAGATGTTGGTGGGAGGTTCACCATCAATAAAGACGAAGATGGTGCGCTTAACACATGCGCGTCCATGGCTAACATCGGGCTACTCCACACTTTAATATAA